The sequence below is a genomic window from Bacteroidota bacterium.
TTCGGAATCTGAATGATCTAAAGTGTTGAACATGGCGATTTCTAATTTATTATTTCTGCTTCAATCAATTCGGCAAACGATTGTTTGGCTTTTTTCACTTCCAGTTTAAAGGAAATTCTCGAAACAAATATCATCAGAGCCATTATCAGTGGAATGGCAAATACAAATAAAATAACCTCCCTGTTTACAAAGCAAGCCCAAATTCCAGCCATGAAAACAAAGAATGCAAAAACACAAAAAATTATCATGAAGACTCTTACCGCAGTGAACATCTTCATTTCAACCTCAATGAGTATGCTAGCTGAATTTGAAATTATTTTCCCATTCAATTCCGGAAGAAAAGAATTCCTGTACCAGATCAACCGGTGAATTCGGAATTCATTACCGGAAATTCTACCATCAAAACTTTTTCCCCAATTCAGATCTTTAGAATTTATAGTCTTCACAATTCTATACTTTACTTCCTTTTCTCGAAGTTTTGTCCTGAATATCACTTTTTCGAAGGGGAATAAATTCATTGCGAAATCACATTAAACAATTCTGATTGTCAGACTGAGCTTGTCGAAGGCGACAATTAAAATTTCAGCACCACCTGCATCGCAAAATTCCGCGGTGGCTGCACGTCGGCCGGGCGCTGCGTGTACTCACGATTGAAAATATTATTCGCGATGAACGAAATTCTCGTTACATCATTCAACTGGTACATGATGCGCGTATCGAAAACAAGATCGCCGGTGTGAAATTTTTCGCGGTAGGCGGCAATGCCGGGAACAGCAACAAGAAAAATTTTGTCGATATTTTCCATGTAGGAATTGTAACGCATACTGGCGCCGACTGAGAATTTTTTATAAGAAACTTCCCCGTCGAATTTTGCAATGTGTTTGTAACGATACTTGAGAATATTATAATACGCCGTTCCTGCACCGGGATTTGCAATGTTTGTGTCTTTCGCCGCTGTCCATGTAAGCGAGATTGGATCCATGTAAGTGTAACCTGCAAGAAGAGAAACTCCGAATTTTCCGATCTGTCCTTGTCCCATCACCGACATATCGACTCCGCGAATTCTGGTTGTTCCCACATTGAGCGATTTAAAACCGAAACCGAAAAAAGGATCAGTCATCGGGTTTCCCCATTGGTGAAAAGCAAATTCCATCATGTTGTGATATTGCATCCAGTAAATGGCGGCATCGCCATATCCTTTCCAGTTTTTCGTGATGCGGAATCCCTGCTTCACTCCTATTTCCGCACTCTGTCCGTCTTCGGGTTGCAGATTCAGATTCGGATAAATTTCCAGTCCGGATGTTTCGGTGCGAATGAATTTTTCTGCGATACACGGAAAACGATATCCCTGTCCATAAGAAATGCGCAGATAAGTTGCTTCTGCAATCTGATAATTCACACCGATGCGCACCACGGGGCGGAACGGAAGATGTAGCGTATCGCTTTTCGAAATTTTCAGATCGTAATTTGTTTTTGCCGTATCGAGTTTGAAATATTCTCCGCGCACACCGATCGTCACAAATAATTTATCGAAGAATTTTTTATCGGCCTGGAAATAACCGGAAAGATTCGTGGACGTGTGCGTGACCGAATCACCGAGAAATAATTTTCCGTACCAGGGTGTTTGTTCTGAAGTGGCGCCCGGGTACAATTCTGCGCGCACGAGTGTGCGTGTACCCACAGCGCCCGCCGTGAACGTAACGCCACAATTGAATCTGTATTGATATTGATATTCGGCGTAATAGAATCCTGCTGTTGCGCTCTGCTTCGTGTCGTTCAGATTTTTTGTTTCGAAATAACGCGTGCGCAAGGCGTGATGATGTCCTTTCGGTGTTGCCCACACAATGAACGGATCCACGTTCCAGCGGTAATTCGTGTAATGCTGCAGCGTGTTGCCTGAAGGAGTGTATGCAAGCGAATCGTTGTACCAGATAATGAAAAGCCCGCCGGTGGTGCGCATCATATTCGTGTTGATGCCTGCGGAAAGCCCGGGGATTTTTTTAAAACGATAACGCGTATTCACATTCAAACGTTCGCGCTGTTCTGTTTCGAGATAACGATAACCCTGGTCGTTGTACAAATGTCCGCCGATGACGAGATCGAAATTCCCCACCTGTCGCAGGTGCGAAAAATTTATTCCGTTGAAAACAGGATTGTTCGCGCCCCACCATTTTAAACTTGCACGTTCGGGATCGCCGTAAAATCCATTGATGAGAGAAATAGTTGTTTGCGGATGATCGGTTGGATAGGCCGTGCGGAAATGAATGACACCATTGAGCGCCGATGAACCGAACAAAGCGGATGATGCCCCTTTCATCACTTCCACCTGCGAAACATTTTCTATTGGTAAATAATTCCATTTCACATCGCCCGCATCACCGGAAAGCAGCGGCATATCATCAACAACCAATAACACGCGCGAACCCGAACCATAACTGTAACCACTTCCTCCACGAATATTCGCCTGCCCGTCAGTCATGGAAACACCGGGCACCTGGTCCATGATCGTTTCCATTGTGGTAGTTCCTTTATTCTCGATAAGTTTTGGTTTTAAAACTTCCATCGACACCGGAACTTCACCGATGTTCTGCTCATAACGCCCGGAAGAAACGACGACAATGCCCATCGTCTTCGAATCATTCACCATCAGCAGATCGAGCTTTACGGTTTCTCCTGCATTCACATGAACCGTTTTTTCTTCATTGCGATAACTCACGTACCGGAAAGAAACTTTTATTTCGCCGGAATCTGCTTTCAGAGAATAATTTCCTCCCACATCTGTAATTGCCCCGGTGCTTCCCGCTTGCACAACCACACCAATGAGCGCTTCGCCCGACAAACTATCTTTCACCATTCCGGTGATGTACGCCTGTTGCGAATGAATCCGGTATCCCCAGAAAGAAAAGAGGATGAAAAAAACAAATGAAACTTTTTTTAGCCGACTGCTTTTGTATTTTTGTCGCCCTGATCTGTTAAAGGTCATTTTTGTTTTTTAGTCCCGATAGCTATCGGGAGAGTTTGCAATGTATATAATAAGCTTTGTAGTTACAATATGGATTTCGACGAAAGAGTATTTCAGGTCGCTTTAAACATGTTACCGGGCATCGGGCCCGTCACCGCAAAAAGATTAGTGGCCAGTTGCGGATGTGCTTCCGCTGTATTCCGCGAGAAGAAAAACAACCTGCTGCAGATCCCTTACGTGGTTCCGGCAGTGGTGAAAGCGCTGCGCGACCAATCAATACTGTTCCGCGCAGAAAAAGAAATTTCATTCTGCAAAAAGAATGGAATAGAAATTCTTTTTTATGCTGATGCAAAATTCCCGAATCGTTTAAAACAATGTTACGATTCTCCCGTTGTGCTTTACTTCGAAGGGAACACTGATCTTTCTCACACGCGCACGGTGGGTATTGTGGGTACGCGCAATGTGACGGAGTATGGAAAAATGCTGACGGAAAAATTAGTGGATGATCTTAAAGCAAATGAGGTGATCGTCATCAGCGGGCTTGCTTACGGTGTGGATGTGCTTGCGCACAAAGCCGCATTGAAAAATGAAATTCCCACGATCGGCGTTCTTGCTCACGGACTCGATGAACTTTATCCGGCGGCGCATAAAAATGTGGCGCGTAAAATGACGAAGTGCGGCGGGTTGCTCACTGATTTTCCAACCGGGACAAAACCTGACAAGGAGAATTTCCCAATGAGGAATCGTATTGTTGCCGGGTTGTGCGATGCGATCGTGGTGGTTGAATCCGGTGCGAGCGGCGGATCAATGATCACGGCAGAGTTTGCAAATAATTATAACCGTGATGTGTTTGCATTCCCGGGAAGAGTGAACGATGAATTTTCTGCGGGATGCCACAAACTGATCAAGAATCACAAAGCTTCACTCATTGATTCGGCAGCCGACCTGGTGAAATTCATGGGTTGGGATGACGAAACAAAAAATCAAAATCCAAAATCCAAAATCCAAACTTCTTTGCCGCTGGATCTTTCACAGGAAGAAATGAAAATTGTAGAACTGATGCGCGACAAAGGAAATGTGTACATCGATGAGATCTGCGTGGCGAGTGAACTCGGGATGGGAAAAGTTTCCGCGCTGCTTTTGCAAATGGAATTTTCGGGAGTGATAAAAAGTTTGCCGGGAAAATTTTACAGGTTGAATTAAGCCGAGGATTTTCGCGGATAGAATTTTTCTCCCTGAGAAAATAAGGGAAATCAGTATGAAAATTTATCGGATCACATAAGGTCTTCCGTCGGGACGTTGCGGCCAATTACCTGTAGTAAGATTTTTCGAAGGTTTATCGAATTTCTTTTCGGTCATTTCTCCTGTGCGTTTGTAAGTTTCAATCTTCAATAATTTTCCGTCTTCATCATAATATCTCCACCGGCCTCTTTTTTTTCCGTTATGATAACGTCCCGTGACCTTGGGAAGAGAATTCTCAAAATACTCGGCATAACCTCCGTCGAGAACTTTTTCCCGGTTGTAAACAGAAACACAGGTGAAATTGCCGTTCTTATAATAGGTGGCGAAATTATATTTCCCTTTCAGCAAACCGAATCCGCGGAATTTCAATACGGATTGTGCGAATTTTGTTGTGTCGTCTTTGAACAGTGTGAAATAATATTTCCCAAAGGGAAACCGAAGCGGCAATGTGTCGACACCGTTCATTACCTGCTGATCTGTAAGTGAAGAATCGTACAAAGCAGGATAGATCCGAATGGTAAAACGGGTGGAGTCATTCCGGACAACCGTTTTTGTTTTTATTTTTTGCGAATAGGTCGCTGAAAAAATAAAAAAGAATACTGGTAAAAGAACTCGTTTCACTTTTTTATGATTTATTAATAGAAGGGCATCTCTAAAAACACAGAAATGCAAGGCGGGATTTACTATTCGTAAATGAGGATTTTGAGGACGTAGCCCAACGCTGCAGTTCGAAGTTATTAGAGATGCCCAGAATTGATTTGTTCATAGTCGGTGTAATTTTTCAGACACTCACTTTCGCCGCTATGGCCTTCGCCTTTTCCACGAGTTGTGTTATATCACAACCCACTTCATCCCACGCCAGCGCCACTGCCATGCGCCTGTACGGGCGCGTGACCGGTTTCCCGAATACTTTTACATCCGCATTTTTTTCGCCGAGCGCTTCTGCCAGCCCCGAGATCATTGGAACTCCTTCTTTCGCGGCGAGCACCACCGCGCTAGCGCCTGCGCGCAGTAGCGAAAGATCGGGAATGGGCAAACCGAGAATGGCGCGCAGATGCAATTCAAATTCATTGAGGGGAACCGTGTTCGCAAGCGTGACCATGCCCGTGTCGTGCGGGCGCGGTGATAATTCGGAAAAATAAACAGAACCTGTGCCGAGCCCGGTCGAGGCATCTTTCGCGAGAAAAAATTCAACGCCCCATATTCCATAACCGGAAAGTGCGCGTGTTACTTTATCGGCCATGTGCTGCGCTTCTTCAAGATGCTTTTCTCCCATGGGGTGTGGCATCCAGCTTTCACGATAATCGCCACGCTCCTGCCGGTGCCCGATAGGCGGACAGAAAAGTGTTTTACCATTTTTTTGTGTAATCGTCAATAGAGTTATCTCTGATTCAAATTTTATGAATTCTTCCACGATCACTTCCACAAGATCACCGCGCGATCCGCTCATGGCATAATTCCACGCTTTGTCAATTTCCGATTCTGTTTTCACGACGCTTTGTCCTTTGCCCGACGAAGACATGAGGGGTTTCACCACGCAGGGAATTCCGATGGCATCAATCGCCTCGCGGAATTCTTCCAGCGATTTTGCATACGCATATTTTGCGGTGCGCAAACCAAGTTCATTCGCGGCGAGATCGCGGATTGCTTTGCGATTCATTGTATAATTGGCCGCACGAGCACTCGGCACCACCTGGATGTGCTGCTTCTCGTAATCGTAAAAACGTTCCGTGCGTATCGCCTCAATCTCGGGAACAATGATATCGGGTTTGTGTTTTAACACAACCGCATCGAGCGCATTACCGTCGAGCATGGAAATGACCTCGCGCTCATCCGCCACCTGTTGTGCAGGAGCATCGTTGTACGAATCGACCGCGATCACGTATTGCCCAAGGCGTTTCGCCGCAATCACGAATTCTTTTCCGAGTTCGCCGGAGCCGAGGAGTAAAATTTTCTTTTTCATTGATTCCGAATTATTCCGAACAAGTTCGGGACGAATATACGAATTGCGAATCGGCAGATTCATTTACACAATATCCATTTCAAAAAAAGCCGCCTCTTTTCAAAGGCGGCTTCTCATCCCAGCAAAAATAATTCTACTTGTTTACCACTACTCGTTGCGAGCTTCGATGACCATCGGCAGTAACAACAGTAACCATAAAGACACCGGGCTTAGCGATATTGAGTTGCTGCTGAACTCCCGGCTGAACTTTCTGAGCATTCACCAATTGTCCCAATGCATCATAGATCATCACATCGGCGCTTTCATTCGACTGAAGAACAAATGTGAATGTTCCATTATTAGGATTCGGAAGAATACTGAAATTATCATTAACGGAAATTGCAGAATTTATTCCTGTGCATGCATCCACAAAAATATTTCCGGTAGAAGTTCCGGTACAACCCGTAACACCGTCGGTGTAAGTGTAAGTGATCGTATTGTTTCCCGCATTGGCAGCAGAAGGATCAAATGATCCGGCACTCACGCCCGTTCCCGAATAAGAACCGCCTGCAGGAGAACCACCGCTGAGTGCAAAA
It includes:
- a CDS encoding TonB-dependent receptor, producing MTFNRSGRQKYKSSRLKKVSFVFFILFSFWGYRIHSQQAYITGMVKDSLSGEALIGVVVQAGSTGAITDVGGNYSLKADSGEIKVSFRYVSYRNEEKTVHVNAGETVKLDLLMVNDSKTMGIVVVSSGRYEQNIGEVPVSMEVLKPKLIENKGTTTMETIMDQVPGVSMTDGQANIRGGSGYSYGSGSRVLLVVDDMPLLSGDAGDVKWNYLPIENVSQVEVMKGASSALFGSSALNGVIHFRTAYPTDHPQTTISLINGFYGDPERASLKWWGANNPVFNGINFSHLRQVGNFDLVIGGHLYNDQGYRYLETEQRERLNVNTRYRFKKIPGLSAGINTNMMRTTGGLFIIWYNDSLAYTPSGNTLQHYTNYRWNVDPFIVWATPKGHHHALRTRYFETKNLNDTKQSATAGFYYAEYQYQYRFNCGVTFTAGAVGTRTLVRAELYPGATSEQTPWYGKLFLGDSVTHTSTNLSGYFQADKKFFDKLFVTIGVRGEYFKLDTAKTNYDLKISKSDTLHLPFRPVVRIGVNYQIAEATYLRISYGQGYRFPCIAEKFIRTETSGLEIYPNLNLQPEDGQSAEIGVKQGFRITKNWKGYGDAAIYWMQYHNMMEFAFHQWGNPMTDPFFGFGFKSLNVGTTRIRGVDMSVMGQGQIGKFGVSLLAGYTYMDPISLTWTAAKDTNIANPGAGTAYYNILKYRYKHIAKFDGEVSYKKFSVGASMRYNSYMENIDKIFLVAVPGIAAYREKFHTGDLVFDTRIMYQLNDVTRISFIANNIFNREYTQRPADVQPPRNFAMQVVLKF
- the dprA gene encoding DNA-protecting protein DprA — protein: MDFDERVFQVALNMLPGIGPVTAKRLVASCGCASAVFREKKNNLLQIPYVVPAVVKALRDQSILFRAEKEISFCKKNGIEILFYADAKFPNRLKQCYDSPVVLYFEGNTDLSHTRTVGIVGTRNVTEYGKMLTEKLVDDLKANEVIVISGLAYGVDVLAHKAALKNEIPTIGVLAHGLDELYPAAHKNVARKMTKCGGLLTDFPTGTKPDKENFPMRNRIVAGLCDAIVVVESGASGGSMITAEFANNYNRDVFAFPGRVNDEFSAGCHKLIKNHKASLIDSAADLVKFMGWDDETKNQNPKSKIQTSLPLDLSQEEMKIVELMRDKGNVYIDEICVASELGMGKVSALLLQMEFSGVIKSLPGKFYRLN
- the purT gene encoding formate-dependent phosphoribosylglycinamide formyltransferase translates to MKKKILLLGSGELGKEFVIAAKRLGQYVIAVDSYNDAPAQQVADEREVISMLDGNALDAVVLKHKPDIIVPEIEAIRTERFYDYEKQHIQVVPSARAANYTMNRKAIRDLAANELGLRTAKYAYAKSLEEFREAIDAIGIPCVVKPLMSSSGKGQSVVKTESEIDKAWNYAMSGSRGDLVEVIVEEFIKFESEITLLTITQKNGKTLFCPPIGHRQERGDYRESWMPHPMGEKHLEEAQHMADKVTRALSGYGIWGVEFFLAKDASTGLGTGSVYFSELSPRPHDTGMVTLANTVPLNEFELHLRAILGLPIPDLSLLRAGASAVVLAAKEGVPMISGLAEALGEKNADVKVFGKPVTRPYRRMAVALAWDEVGCDITQLVEKAKAIAAKVSV